The Acidipropionibacterium virtanenii DNA segment TGCAGCGGTGGCCTGGCCCGAGGGCCCGCGGCTCATCGCCTCGGCCGACGTCATCCCCGAGCGGGTGCTGGCCGGCGACCGGCAGGCCGTCGAGTGGCTGGTCGCCGAGGTCTTCACCCCTCTCAATGAGGCCACCGGCGACCTGATGGACACCTGCGTGTCCTTCCTGGACCACGGCGGCTCGGTGGAGGGCACCGGGCGAGCCATGTACATCCACCCGAACACCGTGCGCTACCGCCTCAAGAAGATCCAGGACGTGACCGGCTACTCGCCCACGGATCCGCGGGAGGCCTACCTGCTACGGCTGGCCGTCACCCTGGGGAGGCTGCGGGGCTGAGGAGCGGATCCCTGCCGGCCGCTCCTGGACCGATGGTTCGCTCCTGGACTGATGATTACAGTGGCGCCATGAATCTCATGATCCCGGTGCGCCCGGACGGCTCGGTGGAACCACGATTCGGAAAGGCACCGATGGTCGCGGTGGCCGGCGTCGACGAGGCCGGCGCGATCACCTCCTGGCAGACCTTCCAGGTGGGCTGGGACGCCCTGCACGATGCCGGCACGGAGGGTTCCCACCATGCCCGCATCGTCACCTTCCTGCGCGAGCACGAGGTGGCGGCTGTGGTGGCCACCCACGTCGGGCCGGGCATGCAGCGCACGCTGAACTCGATGGGGCTGCCGATGCTGCTGGCCGCCCATCCTGACGCCAGGACCTCGGTGGAGGCCGCCGTCGCGGCTGCGGGAGAGCACTGATGCGCATCGCGGTGATCGGGGCCGGGGCCATCGGCGGCTTCTACGGCGCCGCGCTGTCTGCGGCCGGCCAGGACGTCTCCTTCATCGCCCGGGGCGCCACCCTCGAGGCCCTGCGCACGCATGGCCTGCGCATCATCGGGGAGCAGACCCTGACCCTCGACGTGGCCGCCACCGACGACGCCGCCGAGATCGGCCCGGTCGAGGTGGTGCTGATGTGCACCAAGACCTTCCAGGTCGCCGACGCCGCACGCAGCTACCTGCCCGCCCTGATGGGGCCGGACACCCTGGTCGTCAGCACCCAGAACGGCGTCCAGGCCCCGTTCTTGCTGGAGAGAACGGTGGGCCGCGAGCATGTGGGGCCGGGGGTGTGCCGGGTGTGGTCCAAGATCGCCGAGCCCGGCGTCATCGACCTGATGGGAGGCCCGAAGAGCCTGGTGGTGGGCACCTGGGATGACGCCGTCACCCCGGTGCTCTCGGCCTTCCGGGCGGCGCTGCACCAGGCCGGCGTGGCCACCTCCGAGTCCACCGACATCTGGACCGAGCTGTGGACCAAGGTGATCCACGTCGTACCCCAGGGGGCGGTCGGGGCGCTGCTCGACGCCCCGCTGGGCGAGCTGCTGGACCGTCACCGGGCGCTGTACCGCCGGACCATGGCCGAGACCGCCGAGGTGGCCCGGGCACACGGAGCGAAGCTGCCCGACGACGTCGTGGAGGCCACCCTGGGCTTCCTGGCCGGCCAGGATCCGTCCTCGACGACCTCCTTCCAGCGCGACATCACCTCCGGGCGTCGCAGCGAGTTCGCCGCCCAGGTGGGTGCGATTCCGGCGCTGGGCGACGAGGTGGGCGTCGACACCCCGGTCAACGACGTCATCGCCGAGGTGCTGGGGCTGGCCGAGGAGCGCAACCGGGCGGCCTGATACGCGATATCTCGTTGTGGGGTTCTCACAACTTCCCTGTCATCCTTTTCGTGACCTGAACCGTCGCATCGGCGCCGTCGATGGACCAGAGTGGAGCCTGTGCTAGCCATTGTTGCGCCCGGACAGGGCGCCCAGAAGCCCGGATTCCTCTCCGCGTGGATGGAGGACTCGACCTTCGCCGCACACCTGCAGTGGCTGTCCGCCGTCGCCGATATCGATCTGGTGGCCCACGGCACCGTCTCCGACGAGGCGACCATCAAGGACACCTCGATCGCCCAGCCCCTGCTGGTCGCCTCCGCTCTGGCCACCGGATGGTCAGTCGCCCCCGATCTCTTCTCCCGCGCCGACGTGCTGGCCGGCCACTCGGTCGGCGAGATCGCCGCCGGGGCGGGCGCCGGAGCCTTCTCCCCCGAGGCCGCCATGGTGCTGGTCCGCGAGCGCGGCCGGGCGATGGCGCAGGCCGCCGCGGTCACCGAGACCTCGATGACCGCCGTGATCGGCGGAAAGCCCGAGGAGGTCGTCGCCGCCATCGGGGCCGCCGGGCTCACCCCCGCCAACTACAACGGCAAGGGCCAGATCGTGGCGGCCGGCACCGTCGCCCAGCTCGCCGCCTTCGCCGAGAACCCGCCCGCACGCACCCGGCTCTTCCCACTGACCGTCGCCGGCGCCTTCCACACCGTGCACATGGAGCCGGCCGTCGACCATCTGCGCGAGGTCGCCGCGGCCATGCCGACCTCGAGGCCCTCGGTGGCCCTGCTGTCCAACCGCGACGGCGCGATCGTCGGGGACGGGCGGGCCTTCGCCGACCGCCTGGTGGCCCAGGTGGCCCACCCGGTCCGCTGGGACCTGTGCATGGAGACGATGGCCGCCCGCGGCGTCACCGGCATCATGGAACTCGCTCCGGCTGGTACCTTGACCGGGATCGCCAAGCGCAATCTCAAGGGCGTCGAGCTGTTCAACCTCGACACGCCCGATCAGCTCGACGAGGCCCGCGCCTTCGTCGAGGCACACTCCCCCCAGACCGCGGAGGCCTGATGCCCGACACACCCCGTCCCACCCTCACCCAGGCGCAGGGGGCGCCCTCCTCCCGGATGCTGGCCACCGGTTCGGTGCGCGGCTCGCGTGTCGTCTCCAATGAGGAGATGTGCACCATGATCGACTCCACCCCGGAGTGGATCCAGCAGCGCACCGGTATCACCGAGAGACGTTGGGCCACCGCCGAGGAGACACCGCGTTCGATGGCCGTCGAGGCCGCCCGCAAGGCCCTGGCCAAGGCCGGTCTGGAGCCCTCCCAGGTCGACGCCATCGTCATCGCCACCGTCTCCCACCACCGTCCCTCCCCCTCGCTGGCCACCTATGTGGCCCACGACCTGGGCAGTATCGGGGCCGCGGCCTTCGACATCAACGCCGCCTGCGCCGGGTTCTGCTACTGCACCTCGCTGGCCGACTCGATGATCCGCAGCGGTTCGGCCACCCACATCCTGGTGATCGGTGTGGAGAAGCTCTCGGAGATGACCAATATCGCCGATCGCGGCACCGCCTTCCTCTTCTCCGACGGGGCCGGCGCGGTGCTCTTCGGGCCCTCGCAGACCTCCGCCGTGGGTCCGGCCGTCTGGGGCTCGGCCGCCGACAAGGTCGAGACCATTGAGATCGAGGACTGGACCCAGGTCGCCGACCACCCGCGGGTCAGCCATCCGCTCATCGCGATGGACGGCCGGAATGTGTTCAAGTGGGCCATGACGTCGGTGGTCCGCAAGGCCGGAGAGGCCATCGCCGAGGCCGGCATCACCCCCACCGACCTGGACGCCTTCATCCCCCACCAGGCCAACGACCGCATCACCGACGCCATGCTGCGTCACCTCAAACTGCCCGAGTCGGTGGAGGTCTGTCACGACATCGCCGACATGGGCAACACCTCGGCGGCATCCATCCCGATCGCGATCGACCGGATGCTGGAGAGGGGCCAGGTCCACAGCGGCGACCTGGCACTGATCATCGGCTTCGGCGCCGGGCTGGTCTTCGCCGGCCAGGTCGTCGTGCTGCCCTGATCGCACACCCGTCACCGCACAAGTCTCACCCAACAAAAGGAAGAAAATCATGGCTGACAACGCACAGGTCCTCTCCGACATCGCCGACATCGTCAACGACATCACCGGCGTCGACCAGGCCGAGGTGACCGCCGAGAAGTCCTTCACCGACGACCTGGACGTCGACTCCCTCTCGATGGTCGAGATCGTCTACGCCTGCGAGGAGAAGTTCGGCGTGGAGATCCCCGACGACAAGTCCAAGGACCTCAAGACCGTCCAGGACGCCATCGACTTCGTCACCGCCAACCAGGGCTGACCGCTCCCCATCACAGGCCCCACCCCCACCCCGACCATCAGGAGTTCATATGAGTGACGTCGTCATCACCGGCTTCGGCGCGACCACCCCGCTCGGGGGCGACGCCCCGAGCACCTGGGAGGGCCTGTTGGCCGGGCGCAACGGCGTCCACACCCTGACCGCCGACTGGGCGGCCGATGTGCCGGTGCGCTTCGCGGCCTGCGTGGTCGACGAGCCCACCAATCACATCGCCCGGCCCCAGGCGCGCAGGATGGACCGCAGCTCCCAGCTGGCGATCGTGGCCGCCCGCGAGGCATGGAGCGACGCCGGACTGCTGCTGCCCCACGACGAGGACGGCGAACCGGTCGACAACGGCATCGATCCGGAGCGGCTGGTGGTGTGCTGCGCCACCGGCATCGGCGGCCTGCACTCCCTGCTGGGCCAGTGGGACATTCAGAAGGACCGCGGTTTCCGCCGCGTCAGCCCCTTCACCATCCCGATGCTGATGGCCAACGCTCCGGCGGCCAATATCGGCCTGATGGTCAACGCCAAGGCCGGGGTCCACACCCCGGTTTCCGCCTGCGCCTCCTCCTCTGAGGCCATCTCCCTGGGGCTGGACCAGATCCGTCTGGGCCGGGCCGAGATCGCGGTGGTCGGCGGCACCGAGGCGGTCATCCATCCGCTGCCGCTGGCGGCCTTCGCCCAGATGCAGGCCCTCTCCAAGCGCAACGACGATCCCGAGCACGCCTCACGTCCCTGGGACACCGGGCGCGACGGCTTCGTGCTGGGCGAGGGTGCGGCCGTGATGATCATCGAGACCATCGAGCACGCGCAGGCCCGCGGGGCGAGGATCTACGGGACGCTGGCCGGGGCCGGCATCTCCGCCGACTCCCACGACATCGTCCAGCCCGACCCCACCGGGGCCGGCCAGGCCTCGGCGATGCGCAAGGCGCTGGCCTCCGCAGCGCTGGAGCCCCGCGATGTCGTCCACGTCAACGCGCACGCCACCTCGACCCCGCAGGGCGACGAGGCGGAGGCCCATTCGATCCGATCGACCCTGGGCGAGGCCGCCGACGACGCCCTGGTCACCGGCACCAAGTCGATGACCGGCCACCTGCTCGGCGGGGCCGGGGCTCTGGAGTCCTACGCGACGGTGATGGCCCTGCAGGAGCGCAAGGTGCCCGGCACCATCAATATCGAGCATCTGGAGGCCGGACTTCCGGTCAACATCGCCCAGCAGACCACCGAGCTGCCGACGGGCGACCTGGCGGCCCTCAACAACTCGTTCGGATTCGGCGGCCACAACGTGACCCTGGCGTTCACCAACGCCAATGCCACGCGCTGACCGGCGGCCGTCTCAGACCGTGAAGCGGCGTCCCCCGGGCTCGGGAGGCGCCGCTTCGTCACGGTCGGGGGGCCAGGATCAGGGCCGGACGGGATCCGGGTACTGGGATCAGCCCACCTCGCTGCCGAGCCAGGACACGTCCAGGTCGGGGTCGCAGGCGCGGAAGGGCTCCAGCTCGACATCCCAGGGCTCCCCCAGCAGGTCGGAGATCTCGGCCTCCAGCGGCTCGCCCTGGGACCGGGCGCGGATCATCGCCTGGCGCAGCCGGTTCTCATCGACGACGACATCGCCGATCTCGTTGGTCTCGGCGGAGAAGATTCCCAGATCAGGGGTGACGCTCCATCGGTGGCCGGCACCGGCGGCCGGCGGGTCGACAGTGACCTCGATGCGCAGCCGACCCCAGGTCGCCAGCGTGGAGACCAGCCCTGCGGCCCCCTCTGGCTCCCCGTGCCACGGCGTCTCGGCGCGCCAGCATCCGTACTCGACCGGCTGCCGCTGCCATCTGATCCCCGCGGGCAGAACAACAGCGGCGTCGGCGGCCCATTCGATATGGGTGCGCAACGCCGTCGGAGCAGAGTGGATGTAGAGCATGCCACCCGACTGATGTGCGTACTGCTTCATGTTCCGTCCTCCCTCGGTACCAACGTGCCTTCCCCTGCAGCGGTGCCACGCGGATGACCGGAACGTGGCCCAGTCTGCCCCGCGGCAGCGGACCTCGACAAGCCCCCCCGGCGTGTCGGCCTTGACCCGGTGCGACTTCTCAGGCGGTCCGGGAGTAGTCACGGGGCCCGAAGACGGCCTGTCCGAGACGCACCGTCGTGGCACCGTGGGCGATCGCCAGTTCGAAATCACCGGACATTCCCATCGAGAGCTCGTCCCAGTCACTGACCTGCCCGGCCTCGCTGCGCAGCCGCTCCCGGAGGTCGACGACCCGCTGGAAGCAGGCCCCCACCTGCTCGGGATCCGGGGAGTTCAGCGCCACCGTCATCAGGCCGCGCACCCTGAGGCTGGCGAAGGCGTCGAGCCGGTGGCAGAAGGCGACGGCCTCCTCGGGTCCGATGCCCGACTTCTGGGGCTCCCCGGAGCTGTTGATCTCCACGAGCACGTCGAGGGCGCGACCCTCCTGCTGGAGACGGCGATCGAGTTCGCGGGCCAGCTTGATCGAGTCCAGGGCCTGGAACTCCGAGGCGAAGCGGGCCACCTGGCGGGCCTTGTTGGTCTGCAGGTGGCCGATGACGGCCCAGCTGATCTCCGGGTGGCCCGGGTTCAGTTCCTC contains these protein-coding regions:
- a CDS encoding DUF3145 family protein, which gives rise to MKQYAHQSGGMLYIHSAPTALRTHIEWAADAAVVLPAGIRWQRQPVEYGCWRAETPWHGEPEGAAGLVSTLATWGRLRIEVTVDPPAAGAGHRWSVTPDLGIFSAETNEIGDVVVDENRLRQAMIRARSQGEPLEAEISDLLGEPWDVELEPFRACDPDLDVSWLGSEVG
- a CDS encoding ACP S-malonyltransferase, coding for MEDSTFAAHLQWLSAVADIDLVAHGTVSDEATIKDTSIAQPLLVASALATGWSVAPDLFSRADVLAGHSVGEIAAGAGAGAFSPEAAMVLVRERGRAMAQAAAVTETSMTAVIGGKPEEVVAAIGAAGLTPANYNGKGQIVAAGTVAQLAAFAENPPARTRLFPLTVAGAFHTVHMEPAVDHLREVAAAMPTSRPSVALLSNRDGAIVGDGRAFADRLVAQVAHPVRWDLCMETMAARGVTGIMELAPAGTLTGIAKRNLKGVELFNLDTPDQLDEARAFVEAHSPQTAEA
- a CDS encoding beta-ketoacyl-ACP synthase III yields the protein MPDTPRPTLTQAQGAPSSRMLATGSVRGSRVVSNEEMCTMIDSTPEWIQQRTGITERRWATAEETPRSMAVEAARKALAKAGLEPSQVDAIVIATVSHHRPSPSLATYVAHDLGSIGAAAFDINAACAGFCYCTSLADSMIRSGSATHILVIGVEKLSEMTNIADRGTAFLFSDGAGAVLFGPSQTSAVGPAVWGSAADKVETIEIEDWTQVADHPRVSHPLIAMDGRNVFKWAMTSVVRKAGEAIAEAGITPTDLDAFIPHQANDRITDAMLRHLKLPESVEVCHDIADMGNTSAASIPIAIDRMLERGQVHSGDLALIIGFGAGLVFAGQVVVLP
- a CDS encoding beta-ketoacyl-[acyl-carrier-protein] synthase family protein, with the translated sequence MSDVVITGFGATTPLGGDAPSTWEGLLAGRNGVHTLTADWAADVPVRFAACVVDEPTNHIARPQARRMDRSSQLAIVAAREAWSDAGLLLPHDEDGEPVDNGIDPERLVVCCATGIGGLHSLLGQWDIQKDRGFRRVSPFTIPMLMANAPAANIGLMVNAKAGVHTPVSACASSSEAISLGLDQIRLGRAEIAVVGGTEAVIHPLPLAAFAQMQALSKRNDDPEHASRPWDTGRDGFVLGEGAAVMIIETIEHAQARGARIYGTLAGAGISADSHDIVQPDPTGAGQASAMRKALASAALEPRDVVHVNAHATSTPQGDEAEAHSIRSTLGEAADDALVTGTKSMTGHLLGGAGALESYATVMALQERKVPGTINIEHLEAGLPVNIAQQTTELPTGDLAALNNSFGFGGHNVTLAFTNANATR
- a CDS encoding 2-dehydropantoate 2-reductase, which produces MRIAVIGAGAIGGFYGAALSAAGQDVSFIARGATLEALRTHGLRIIGEQTLTLDVAATDDAAEIGPVEVVLMCTKTFQVADAARSYLPALMGPDTLVVSTQNGVQAPFLLERTVGREHVGPGVCRVWSKIAEPGVIDLMGGPKSLVVGTWDDAVTPVLSAFRAALHQAGVATSESTDIWTELWTKVIHVVPQGAVGALLDAPLGELLDRHRALYRRTMAETAEVARAHGAKLPDDVVEATLGFLAGQDPSSTTSFQRDITSGRRSEFAAQVGAIPALGDEVGVDTPVNDVIAEVLGLAEERNRAA
- a CDS encoding NifB/NifX family molybdenum-iron cluster-binding protein, yielding MNLMIPVRPDGSVEPRFGKAPMVAVAGVDEAGAITSWQTFQVGWDALHDAGTEGSHHARIVTFLREHEVAAVVATHVGPGMQRTLNSMGLPMLLAAHPDARTSVEAAVAAAGEH
- a CDS encoding YggS family pyridoxal phosphate-dependent enzyme — its product is MTIADNISAVRARIEDAARAAGRDARDIRLLPVSKTRPAADVLEAEKCGCTRFGENRVQEAIGKWEELNPGHPEISWAVIGHLQTNKARQVARFASEFQALDSIKLARELDRRLQQEGRALDVLVEINSSGEPQKSGIGPEEAVAFCHRLDAFASLRVRGLMTVALNSPDPEQVGACFQRVVDLRERLRSEAGQVSDWDELSMGMSGDFELAIAHGATTVRLGQAVFGPRDYSRTA
- a CDS encoding acyl carrier protein; the protein is MADNAQVLSDIADIVNDITGVDQAEVTAEKSFTDDLDVDSLSMVEIVYACEEKFGVEIPDDKSKDLKTVQDAIDFVTANQG